The Thermodesulfobacteriota bacterium nucleotide sequence GCTCCCGGGTCAGGGTCTCCAGAGGATACGGCATGGGCTCAATCTCCTTGACGATGGACACGGCGGATCGCATACTGCCGGGGAGCACGTTGCCGCCGCCGACTTGGCCGACGATGCCACGACCTGCACCCCGAGCGCAACCCCAGAAAAGAAAAAAGGGGCCGTAACCCCTTCGGATTACGGCCCCAATGCGATTCTGGTGGAGATGAGGGGATTCGAACCCCTGACTTCCACGATGCGAACGTGGCGCTCTCCCAGCTGAGCTACATCCCCCGCAATGCCGCTTGGCGCGGGCACCTCCGGCCCGCCGGTGGGGCTTCTATACCACGAACCCTCCGGCCTGACAAGGATCCAGTTCCCCGCACCGCTGGCGGTCCGCCGCTGCCAGCGAGCTTGCCACCCCGCCTATGGATACTCTTCAGCCCAGTCGCTCCGCCCAGCGCCGCTGGGCCAGGTCCATCCTCGATCTGGCGGAGGCCCTGCTCGCCCTGCCGGCCGCCGCCCTCCGCGACCTGCCGGCGGCGGCGGAGCTCAAGGCCCTGGTCGCCGCCGGCCAGGCCATGAAGCCGGGGGCGGCCCGTCGCCGCCAAGCCAAGACCGTCGCCAGCCTCCTGCGGGCCAGTGACGATCTGGAGGGGATCGCTCTCTGGCAGGCCCAGCGCCAGGGCCATCGCCGGGAAGCCGCCCTGGCCTTCCAGGAGCTGGAGCGGCAGCGGAATGCCATCCTGGCCGAGGCG carries:
- a CDS encoding DUF615 domain-containing protein; the protein is MDTLQPSRSAQRRWARSILDLAEALLALPAAALRDLPAAAELKALVAAGQAMKPGAARRRQAKTVASLLRASDDLEGIALWQAQRQGHRREAALAFQELERQRNAILAEAYGIARHQTPERGAPAPALASVQELASQLPSLDARAVEQAAWRHARTGHPSARRQVLQLLRAAHERLRLAAAAGAGEEPPGCAGGTPAA